A segment of the Aromatoleum aromaticum EbN1 genome:
GCCGGCGCCGGCAGCGGCAAGACGCGCGTCATCACGCACAAGATCGCGCACCTGATCAACGCGTGCGGGCTGAATCCCGTGAACATCGCTGCGATCACGTTCACCAACAAGGCGGCGAAGGAGATGCAGGAGCGCGTCGCCGGGCTGATGGGCGGGCGCGTGCCGGGCGGCCTGACGGTGTGCACTTTCCACGCGCTCGGCGTGAAGATCGTGCGCCAGGAAGCGAAGCACTGCGGACTCAAGCCGCAGTTCTCGATCCTCGACGCCTCCGACACGGTGCAGATCGTCGCCGACATCACGCGCGACGCCGACAAGGCGCGCTCGAAAGCGATGCAGTGGCAGATCTCGGGCTGGAAGAACGCGATGGTGACGCCGGAGCAGGCGGCGCAGCTCGCCGACAACGAGCTCGCGTCGGCCGCGGCGCTGCTGTACGCCGAATACGAGCGCACGCTGCGCGCGTACCAGGCGGTCGATTTCGACGACCTGATCAGCCTGCCGGTGCGCCTCTTCGACGAACACCCGGAGGTGCGCGAGCGCTGGCAGAACAAGTTGCGCTATCTCCTCGTCGACGAATACCAGGACACGAACCGGGCGCAATACACGCTGTTGCGCCACCTCGCCGGCGCGCGCGGCGCCTTCACCGCGGTCGGCGACGACGACCAGGCGATCTACGCGTGGCGCGGCGCCGACGTCGAAAACCTGAAGCTCTTGCAGCAGGACTACCCGAAGCTCAAGGTCATCAAGCTCGAACAGAACTACCGCTCGTCGAAACGCATCCTCACCGCCGCGAACACGCTGATCGCGAACAACGAGAAGCTGTTCGAAAAGCGGCTGTGGTCCGAGCACGGCGCCGGCGAACAGGTCACGGTGACCGCGTGCCGCGACGCCGAGCACGAGGCCGAATGGGTCGCGTCGAAAATCAGCGCGCACAAGTTCGAGCACCGCACGAAGTTTTCCGACTACGCGGTGCTGTACCGCGGCAACCACCAGGCGCGGCTGATCGAGCAGCAGCTCCGGAACCAGAAGATCCCGTACGTGATCTCCGGCGGCCAGTCGTTCTTCGACAAGGCCGAGATCCGCGACCTGATCGCGTACCTGCGCCTGCTGATGAACGAGGACGACGACCTCGCGTTCATTCGCGCGATCACGACGCCGCGCCGCGGCATCGGCGCCGGCACGCTCGAAGCGCTCGGCAGCTATGCCGGACGGCGCCACGTCAGCCTCTTCGCCGCGACGTTCGAGGAAGGCGCGGCGCAGGCGCTGTCCGCGCGCCAGCTCGAACAGGTGCAGGAGTTCGGCAATTTCATCAACCGCCTGCAGTACCGCGCGACGCGCGAGCCGGCGTCGCGTCTGCTCGAGGACCTGCTCGCGGCGATCCGCTACGAGGCCTGGCTGTTCGAGCATCTCGACCCGCGCGAGGCGGAGTCGAAATGGAGCAACGTGCGCGACTTCGTCGGCTGGCTCGGCAGGAAAGGCGACGAGGACGGCAAGAACCTCATCGAGCTGACGCAGACGATCGCGCTGATCTCGATGCTCGACAAGAACGACAGCGAGTTCGACGGCGTGCAGCTCGCGACGCTGCACGCGTCGAAAGGGCTGGAGTTCAAGCACGTGCTCCTCGTCGGCGTCGAGGAAGGGCTCTTGCCGCACCAGTCATCCATCGACGAGGACAAGATCGAGGAAGAGCGCCGTCTGATGTACGTCGGCATCACGCGCGCGCAGCGGAGCCTCAACATCACCTGGTGCGAGCGGCGCAAGGCCGGCAAGGAAGCGCGCACCTGCGAGCCGTCGCGCTTCATCGAGGAGATGGGCGGCGACGTGAAAGTCAATGACCGCAAGTCGAACGCGCCGGTGTCGAAGGAAGAAGGCCGCGCGCGCATCGCGAACCTGATGGCGATGCTCGAAGGGCGCTGAGGCCGCAAGCTTCGCCGCACCGCGGCAGCACCTCGCGTTCGCCCGTGCAATAGGTAAATTCATCTAGGCGCCTCGCCGATACATCCGATTTTCGCGGCATCGCCTGCGGCCTAAAGTGGCAGCGACTCCCCATTTACCAGGAGCGTTGTCATGAGACACCCCGAGCCACCCGCAATGTCGGAATCCCGGCGGGCTTTCCTCCGCGGCATCCCGGTCCTGACTGCCGCAGCAGCCGTCGCCCCGGCCCCAGCGCTCGCCGCCGACGGCAGGCACCACTGGGCGATGCTCGTCGATACGCGAAAATGCATCGGCTGCCAAGCCTGCACCGTATCGTGCATCCAGGAAAACGCAGTGCCCGAAGGCAGCTTCCGCACCGTCGTGTCGACGTACAGCGTCAAGCTGACCGACGCCGACCAGCCGGCCGGCACGTACATGCTGCCGCGCTTGTGCAACCACTGCGACGCGCCGCCGTGCGTGCCGGTGTGCCCGGTCGGCGCGACGTTCAAGCGCGAGGACGGCATCGTTGTCGTCGACGGGGATCGCTGCGTTGGCTGCGCGTACTGCGTGCAGGCCTGCCCCTACGATGCGCGCTTCATCAACCACGAGACGAACAAGGCCGACAAATGCACATTCTGCGCGCATCGCGTCGACGCCGGTCTGCTGCCCGCATGCGTCGAGACGTGCGTCGGCGGCGCGCGCATCTTCGGCGACCTCAACGACCCGGACGGGGAGCTGCGGCGGAGGCTCGACGCGGCGAAAGCCGAAGTGAAAGTGCTCAAGCCCGAGCAGGGGACCGAGCCGCGCGTGTTCTACATCGGGCTCGACGAGCGCTTCCAGGGCAAGGTCGAAGGACAGGGCACGCTGTGGCAGCCGCGCAAGCGCCACGGCTGACGGCAACAGGAGACCGATCATGAATGCCGATATCGTCGAAACCGTCAACGTCGCGCGCGAAATCGCGTGGCTGCCATGGGCGGTGCAGTACTTCTTTCTCATTGGCCTGTCGTACGGCGCGTTCCTCGTGTCGCTGCCGGGCCTGGTGTTCCGGCGCAACGGCTGGGAAGGCATCTCGCGCCTGGCGCTGCTCGCGGCACTCGTGTGCGGCCTGACGGCGCCGGTCGCGCTGCTGGCCGACCTGCACCAGCCGGCACGCTTCTGGCATTTTTATGCCTACTTCACGCCGACGTCGTGGATGTCGTGGGGCGCATTCTTCATCCCCGTCTATCTGACCGGGCTGATCCTGTACGCGTGGCTCGCGTACCGTCCGCTGCTCGCGCGCCACGCCGACGAAGGCGGCAGGCTCGCCGGCCTCGCGCGCCGCATCGCCTACGGCGGTCACGAAAGCCGCAACGCGCTCGTCGCCGCGGCGCTGCTCGCGTTCGTCGGCGCCGCGCTCGTTGCGCTCTACACCGGCGTCGAGGTGATGCTCGTGCGGGCGCGCCCGCTGTGGCACACGCCGCTGTTGCCGGTGCAGTTCTTCGTCACGGCACTCGCGGGCGGGCTCGGGCTGACGCTGCTGTTCAACCGCGCGCTGCCGGGCGGTGGCGAGCCGGGAGCGACGTGCCGCATGGCGACGGCGCTCGCCGCGACGCAGTTCGTCGCGCTCCTCGTCGGCGGCGTCTGGCTCGCGCTCGGGCTGAGCGGCCTGTCGCCGACCCATGCGCAGGCGCTCGCCGAAGTCGCGCCGTCGGCGAACTGGCAGGTCAGCGCCGTCTGGGCGATCTCCGCCACCGTCGTCACGCTGCTGCTGGCGTGGAAGCGCCCGGCGTCGGGTCTGCTGATCGGCCTGCTCGCGCTGCACTCGGCGTGGATGATGCGCTGGACGATCTTCATCGGCGGGCAGGAAGTGCCGAAGACCGGCGCCGGCTACTACAGCTACCAGCTTCCGCTCGGTCCCGAAGGCCTGATGGGCATCGTCGGTACCGTCGGGTTGTGGATCTTTCTCTTCGTCGTGCTGACCACGCTGCTGCCGCTCGACCGGCTCGGCAAGGCCGGCGTCTGATTCGAATCACGGGACACTCATCATGAAAATCGAACGTCGCGAACTGATCGCCGCCGGCGGCCTCGCCGTCTTCGCCGCGGGATTCTCCCAGACGCTGGGCCGCATGATGTCCGGCCTCGTCGGGGACGAACCGCAGGCGCACAACTTCCACGGCCGTTCGGCCGAGCCGGAATTCACGGTCGATGCCGAAACCGGCGAACTGCATCCGAACCCGAACCAGCAGGTCAGCTACACCGGCTGCCTCGGGTGCACGACGCAGTGCGGGATTCGGGTTCGAATCGACAAGACGACCGGCAACGTCATCCGTGTCGCCGGCAACCCGTACAGCCCGCTGTCGACGGAGCCGCACCTGCCGATGAAGGCGTCGGTGAAGGAAAGCTTCGTCGCGCTGTCGCGCTTCCAGGACCAGGGCCTCGCGGGCCGCTCGACTGCGTGTGGTCGCGGCAACGCGGCGATGGACCAGATGAACTCGCCGTTCCGCGTGCTCACGCCGTTGAAGCGCGTCGGCCCGCGCAACTCCGGGCAGTGGCAGCCGATCCCGTTCGAGCAGCTCGTGCGCGAGCTCGTCGAAGGGGGCGATCTGTTCGGCGAAGGGCATGTCGACGGGCTACGGGCGCTGCGCGACCTGAACGGGCCGATCGATGCGGAAGCGCCGCAGCTCGGCGCGAAAGTCAATCAGGTCGCGGTGTGGACGAGCGTCAATGACGGCCGCGAAGCATTCGCGCGCCGCTTCTGGAACCAGTCGTACGGCACGCTGAACTTCATCGGTCACGGCTCGTACTGCGGCGGTGCGTATCGCTCGGGCTCGGGCGCGCTGTTCGGCGACCTGAAGAAGATGCCGCACGCGAAACCGGACCTCGCGAACGCCGAGTTCGTGCTCTTCATCGGCACTGCCCCCGGCAACGCCGGCAACCCGTTCAAGCGCACCGGGACGCTGCTTGCGAAAGGCCGCACGGAAGGTCGGCTCGAATACGTCGTCGTCGATCCGGTGCTGACGAACGCGGACAACCGCGCCGCAGGCGAACGCGGGCGCTGGGTGCCGATCCGCCCGGGTACGGACGGAGCATTGGTCATGGGCATGATGCGCTGGATGTTCGAGAACGACCGGGTGAACACCGCGTATCTCGCGCTGCCGAACCTCGCGGCTGCGGAAGCGGCGGGCGAGCCGTCCTTCACGAACGCGTCCTGGCTCGTGATCACCGAACCGGGTCATCCGCGCGAAGGCCGCTTCCTGCGCGGCTCGGACATCGGCATGGCGGTCGCCGAAGCGGACAGATACCAGGACGTCGATCCGTACCTCGTCCTCGGTGCCGCCGGCAAGCCTGCACCGGTCGCAGCGGCCACCGCTGCGGCGCCGCTCGAAGCCGCCGGCCCCCTGCCGAACGGGGACAGGGCGCTCGCAGTGAAGACGTCGTACGAGCTGCTGCGCGAGTCGGCGCTGAAAGTGACGCTCGCCGAGTACGCGGAGATCTGCGGCGTGCCCGAAGCGGTCATCATCGGCCTCGCCGAGGAGTTCACCAGCCACGGCCGCAAGGCGAGCGCGATTGCGCACGGCGGCATGATGGCCGGCAACGGTTTCTACAACGCGTACTCGGTCGTCACGCTGAATGCGCTGATCGGCAATCTGAACTGGAAAGGCGGCTTCGTCGTCAATGGCGGTGGCTTCAAGGACGCCGGCGCCGGTCCGCGCTACGACCTCGAATCCTTCCCCGGGGCGATCAAGCCGAAGGGCACTCCGCTCGGCCGCAACGTGCCGTACGAGAAATCCGCCGAGTTTGCCCGCCGCAAGGCCGCCGGCAAGCCTTACCCGGCGCGCGACGCGTGGTTCCCGAACGCGCCCGGCCTCGGCACCGAATGGTTCCCGGCGATGCTGCGCGGCTACCCGTACGGAGTGAAAGCACTCGTGCTGTGGAGCGCAAACCCCCTCTACGGCATCCCGGGGGCGCGAGCGCTCGTCGAGAAGGAACTTGCCGATCCGAAGAAGCTGCCGCTGATCGTCTCCGTCGACCCGTTGATCAACGAGAGCAACGCGTTCGCCGACTACATCGTTCCGGACTCGCTGATGTACGAGAGCTGGGGCTGGACCGCGCCGTGGAACGGCGTGCCGACGAAAGCCACGACGGCGCGCTGGCCGGTGGTCGAGCCGAAGGCCGCAAAAACAGCCGACGGCCAGGCGATCGGCATGGAGACGTTGTTCATCGCGCTGGCGAAGGCGATGGGCCTGCCGGGCTTCGGCCCGGAAGGGCTCGCCGACGCCGACGGCAAGCGCGTTGCGCTCGAGCGGCCCGAGGACTGGTATCTGCGCGGCGGCGCGAACATAGCGTTCGCCGGCAAGGCGCCGGTCGGCGACGCGACCGACGAGGACCTCGCACTGTCCGGCGTCGAGCGCCTGCGACCGCTGCTCGAAGCGACGCTGAAAGCTGACGAATGGCGCAAGGTCGCATTTCTCTACACGCGGGGCGGCCGTTACCAGCCGGCGAAAGAGGCGCAGGACGAAACGAACGGGGAATGGCAGACGAGCCGCTTCAAAGGCGCGCTCTGGCTATGGAACGACAGCGTCGGCGGTGCGAAGAACAGCCTCACGGGCCGCCGTTTCACCGGCTGCGCGACTTGGCAGCCGCCCGCGTTCGCCGACGGCACGCCGGTGCGAGACGTGCACAGCGATGCCGACTGGCCGCTGCTCGCCGTCAGCTACAAGTCCGCGCTGCAGAACTCCTACAGCATCGCGACGCGGATCACCGGCCTGCACCCGGACAATCCGGTCATCGTGCATCCCGCGGACGCCGCGCGGCTCGGGCTCGTGACCGGCGACCTCGCCCGCATCGCGACCCCCGCCGGCCACGCCACCTGCCGCGTCATCGTCCATGAAGGCGTGATGCGCGGCGTGGTGGCAGTCGAGCACGGCTACGGCCACCGGGAGCTCGGCGCCCGCGCGCACAAATTCGGCAGCGAGCGCCAGCCCGATCGGCCGGAGTTGCGCGCGGGCATCAACCTTAACGACCTCGGCCTCGTCGATCCGACGCGCGGCAACCAGGCGATCTGGGTCGACGCGGTTGCCGGCACCGCGGTGCGCAACGGCCTGCCGGCGAAGCTCGAGCGGATTTGACCCGGGGATAGAAAAACCGAATGTAAAAATAATGACGATCGGGACGGCTGGCGGCCTATATTGAATTGGAGCGGATCGCCGCAAGCGCATCGGCGCGACATCGCCGGACCTGCGCGGCACGGCACCGCACAAGTGGTTCCAAGCAACTTGACGACGGAGGCTTCAATGAAACTCAAGACGTTATTGACCGCGCTGGCCGCAGTGTGGATTTCCGGCAGCGCGCTCGCTCAACCGGCTGGCGGCATGCCGCCGGTCGACGACACCACTCCGGTCTACGGCTCCCAGATCATGACGCCGCAAGAGCGGGCCGAGCATCGTGACCGCATGCGCGCGGCACGCACCCTCGAGGAGCGCGAGCAGATCCGCGCCGAGCATCACGAGCGGATGGTGGAGCGTGCGAAGGAGCGCGGTGTGACGCTCCCCGACGAACCGCCGATGCGTGGCCGCGGGATGATGGGGCCGGGAAACCAGATGGATCCGGGTGAACGCCAGCGCCTCGGCCCCGCGGACCGTATGGGGCCGCGCGGCGCGAGCCCTGGCGGCGGGATGGGCCCGGGCGGGGGGATGGGGCAGGGCGGGGGGATGGGGCAGGGCGGCGGCTCCGCCCGCTAGGCTGCGAGGGCCTGCCGGGGCGTTCCCTCGTTCAGTCGAGCGCAGTCGGGTTCGCGCGCAGCATCAGGCGCGCGAGTTCGGCGGCGCTGCCCACTTCGGTCTTTTCCATGACGTGCTGGCGGTGCACATGCACCGTCTTTTCACTGATGTCGAGTTCGCGCGCGACCAGCTTGTTCGGCAGGCCCTGCGCGACGAGCCGTGCGACTTCGCGTTCGCGCGGTGACAGGCGCGCGAGCGACGCCAAAGCGGCATCCCGAAGCGCGGTCCGCGAGCGGTCCTCGGCGCAGCGGCGCACTGCGGTTGCGACGGCGTCCAGCAGGGCTTGGTCGCGGAAGGGTTTCTGCAGGAAGTCGCTCGCGCCGTGCTTCATCGCCTCGACGGCGAGTTCGACGTCGCCATGTCCGGTGATGAACACGATCGGCGCTTGCCAGCCGCGCCTGCGCAACGCCGCCTGCAGTTCGAGCCCGCTCATCGTCGGCATGCGGATGTCGAGCACGAGGCAGCCGAGGTCCGCGGGCGGACGCTCGTGTGCGGCGAGAAACTCCTCGGCCGACGCATAGGCGCACACGCTCCAGCCGACTGATTCGAGAAGGAAGACGAGAGAGCGGCGGAACGCAGCGTCATCGTCCACGACGTGGATCATGCAGTCATCGGTCTGGGACATTGGCGAAACGGGACTCCGAAGGATGGACCGCGGAAGACGAAGCGGCCGTCGAAAGCGGCAGGCTCAGGATGAACTCGGCGCCACCGCGGCCGTCGGCGGTCGGCTCGGCGGTAAGGCGGCCGCGGTGCGCTTCGGCGATCGTGCGGCAGATCGAAAGACCGAGCCCGAGACCATCCGGTTTCGTGCTGAAGAACGGCTCGAACAGCCGTTCGCGAGTTGCCGCGTCAAGGCCGGTGCCGAAATCCCGCACGACGATGCGCACGTTGTCGTCGCTCCGGCTGATAGTCACGATGAGACGCTGTTGCTCGGGACCGAATCCGCGGGTGGCGTCGTAGCCGTTCTTCAGCAGATTCAGAAGGACTTGCTGGATCTGCAGCGAGTCGACCTCGACGCTCGTCGACGGCGGCAGCTCGTCCGTCACCTCGACCGCCGGCGCGTTCCCGAGCATGCCGCGGAACAGCGCCACCGCTTCGCCTACCATTTCGCGCGGCGCGACGACCTCGCGCACGGCGGCCCGCTTCTTTGCGAAATCACGGATACGCCCGAGGATCGCCGCCGCGCGCTCCGCCTGCCCGGAAATCTCGGAAGAGGCTTCGCGCACCGCTTCGCCGGTCAGGCGGCCGTTGTCGATGCGGCGGCGCAGGCTTTCGGCATAGTTCCCGATCGCCGCGAGCGGCTGGTTGAGTTCATGCGCGAGCGTGCCGGACAGTTCGCCGAGCACCGACAGCCGCGCCAGGTGGTCGGCCTGCTCCTGGCCGGCGCGCATCCGCGCCTCCAGCGCCTCGCGCACGGCGAGCGCCGCGTGAAGTTCGGCGGTGCGGAGGTGGACGAGATGCTCGACACGCACCGTGTACAGAATCCACGCCGAAAGCAGCACGGCAAGGAACGCGACCCACGGCCAATAGCGCTCGGCCAGCATCATCAGGGTCGGCTCGCGCAGATTCGCGTACGGGCCGATCTGCAGTTCGCGAAACATTTCGTGCACCGACTGGTAATCGGCCGGCACCGACCACGCCATGCCGTTCCCGTCCGGCGCCATCGCGAGCAGCGCGATCGCGACCGCCTTGGCCAGTGTCGGCGAGGTATGGCGAAGCGTCGCCAGAGGCCAGTCGGGGTAAAGCCGGGTCGAGGTCGCGCAAGGGAAGCCGGGTTCGTCGCGCTTGCCGACGACCCTGAACGCGGTTGCCCACTCCGGCCGGCTTTCCAGGAGGCAGGCGCGCACGATCCCTGCATCGGCGTCACCGTTCGCGACCGCCTCGAGGACCCGGCTCATCGGGAAACCGACGGTCTTCAGTTCGGCGAAATCGCGCTCCGGGTCGATACCGAGCGACGCCAACTCGCGACGCACTGTCTGGTAGCCGCCAAAGCCTTCGCGCGCGACGATTGCGACCCGTCGTCCGCGCAGATCGTCGAACGCGCGGACCTCCTGGCGATCTGCCCGCGTGATGACGGCCGATCCGATGGAACGTTCCGGAGCGCGCCCGGGGCTCGCGTCGAGCGTCAGTATCCGGCTGGCGCCGGACCTGGCTTCGAGTTCGATATAGTGGCCCGGATTCGTGATGACGAAATCGACCGTGCCGGCTGCAACGGCATCGTCGAGCCCCTGATGATCGAGCAGGGCGAGCCTGACCTTGCGTCCCGGCAGCGCAGTCTGGAGATGCTGCACAACCGGTGACCATTCGACGACCGTGGTGTCCGCGCCGAGGAACGCGAGGACGCCGATGCGGATTTCGCCGGCCGGAACCCCTGCCGACGGTGCCGCGCGACCGGGAGCCCCGAGCAGGAGCAGATGCAGGACGGCGACGACGGCCAGCACGCGGCACAGGAACCGCGCGACCGGAAAGGTGCGGATCGGAAATGAACGTCCGGCCGGGGCAGGAAGCTCGGCAAGGGCGACCATCGACCACCCTTCCTGTTGGAATGACCGGCTTATTGACCGACCGGCGGTTCGGTAAAATTCCCGCCCGCGGTGTTTGCGAGATGGGCAACTGCGCGCTGCACTTCGATATCCGTCAGATCCGCCCCCCCGCCGCGCGGCGGCATCCCGCGAATGCCGTTGATCGCATTTTGCGTCAGCGTGTCGAACCCTTGCGCGATCCGCGGAGCCCATGCGGCGGCATCACCCGTTTTCGGCGCGCCGAGCACGCCCGTGCCATGGCAGCTCACACAGACGCTCTGGTAAATTTCCTCGCCGCTGCGGCTGCCCGGAGCCGCTTTCGCGACCTTCAGATCGAGGCGCGCGACCGGCTGGATCAGCGTCGCGGTCGTTTCCGCATCGGGCGCAGCCTGTTTGCCGCAGCCGGCAAGCTGGACGACGGCGAATGCCGCGACAGCGGAAAGCATCAGGCGCCCGGGGCGCCTCATGAACTGAACTCGGGGTCTCGACATGCTTGCTCCTGTCTGGGGTTGGGGACGAGCCAGGTGCGAAGTATATCCGGGCTCCATCGGCCGGGCGGCGGATGCCGGATGATTTCGACCGCCCGAAACACCACGTCGCATGGGTGCGCTCCGGTTGTAACAGTCATGCAAACGTAACAACCTTCAACCCCGTCTGGTCTATGCTGAATGCGTTCGACGTGACTTTTCCATAGGGAGGCAAGAATGGGACTTTTTTCGTTCATCAAGGATGCCGGCGAGAAACTCTTCGGCGGCGGCGAGGCCAAGGCGGCCACTCCGGCAAATGCGGCCGCTCCTGCGGCAACGGCAGATACGAGCGCCGCAAATGCCAAGGCGGCCGACGCGATCAAGCAGTACATCGTGTCAATGAACCTCGGTTCCTCCGACCTCGACGTGAAATTCGATGCCGCGACCTCAGTCGTCACCGTGTCCGGCACGGCGCCCGATCAGGCAATTAAGGAAAAGATCCTGCTTGCCGCCGGCAACGTCCAGGGAGTCGGCGAAGTCGACGACCAACTGTCGGTCGTTCAGGCCGCGCCCGAAGCCCGTTTTCACACCGTCGCGCGCGGCGATACCCTGTCGGCGATCTCAAAGACCTATTACGGCAACCCGAACAACTACAACGCGATCTTCGAGGCCAACAAGCCGATGCTGACCCACCCGGACAAGATCTACCCCGGCCAAGTGCTGCGCATCCCGCCGGCCCCTTGATTCCTGCAGGACGGCACTCCGCAAAGACCCGCTGGTTGCAGCGGTTCTCGGCGGACGCCTAGTCTCCGGTCGAAGCTTCGAACCGTCGCGCGGCGGTTCCGGAGTTATTCCAGGCCAACATGGACTTCGCTGGGAAACCGGTATAAGCTAGCGCGCTTGATGCGAGTCCAGCGCTCGCCATTGCGCCCGTAGCTCAGCTGGATAGAGTACTGCCCTCCGAAGGCAGGGGTCGGACGTTCGAATCGTCTCGGGCGCGCCATAGAATAATGGGTTAGGTCATTCAGACCTAGCCCATTTTTGTTCTTGGCCCATT
Coding sequences within it:
- a CDS encoding response regulator transcription factor, with protein sequence MSQTDDCMIHVVDDDAAFRRSLVFLLESVGWSVCAYASAEEFLAAHERPPADLGCLVLDIRMPTMSGLELQAALRRRGWQAPIVFITGHGDVELAVEAMKHGASDFLQKPFRDQALLDAVATAVRRCAEDRSRTALRDAALASLARLSPREREVARLVAQGLPNKLVARELDISEKTVHVHRQHVMEKTEVGSAAELARLMLRANPTALD
- a CDS encoding UvrD-helicase domain-containing protein, which gives rise to MSAHLNAPQRDAIHYLDGPSLVLAGAGSGKTRVITHKIAHLINACGLNPVNIAAITFTNKAAKEMQERVAGLMGGRVPGGLTVCTFHALGVKIVRQEAKHCGLKPQFSILDASDTVQIVADITRDADKARSKAMQWQISGWKNAMVTPEQAAQLADNELASAAALLYAEYERTLRAYQAVDFDDLISLPVRLFDEHPEVRERWQNKLRYLLVDEYQDTNRAQYTLLRHLAGARGAFTAVGDDDQAIYAWRGADVENLKLLQQDYPKLKVIKLEQNYRSSKRILTAANTLIANNEKLFEKRLWSEHGAGEQVTVTACRDAEHEAEWVASKISAHKFEHRTKFSDYAVLYRGNHQARLIEQQLRNQKIPYVISGGQSFFDKAEIRDLIAYLRLLMNEDDDLAFIRAITTPRRGIGAGTLEALGSYAGRRHVSLFAATFEEGAAQALSARQLEQVQEFGNFINRLQYRATREPASRLLEDLLAAIRYEAWLFEHLDPREAESKWSNVRDFVGWLGRKGDEDGKNLIELTQTIALISMLDKNDSEFDGVQLATLHASKGLEFKHVLLVGVEEGLLPHQSSIDEDKIEEERRLMYVGITRAQRSLNITWCERRKAGKEARTCEPSRFIEEMGGDVKVNDRKSNAPVSKEEGRARIANLMAMLEGR
- the lysM gene encoding peptidoglycan-binding protein LysM — protein: MGLFSFIKDAGEKLFGGGEAKAATPANAAAPAATADTSAANAKAADAIKQYIVSMNLGSSDLDVKFDAATSVVTVSGTAPDQAIKEKILLAAGNVQGVGEVDDQLSVVQAAPEARFHTVARGDTLSAISKTYYGNPNNYNAIFEANKPMLTHPDKIYPGQVLRIPPAP
- a CDS encoding tetrathionate reductase subunit A, which translates into the protein MKIERRELIAAGGLAVFAAGFSQTLGRMMSGLVGDEPQAHNFHGRSAEPEFTVDAETGELHPNPNQQVSYTGCLGCTTQCGIRVRIDKTTGNVIRVAGNPYSPLSTEPHLPMKASVKESFVALSRFQDQGLAGRSTACGRGNAAMDQMNSPFRVLTPLKRVGPRNSGQWQPIPFEQLVRELVEGGDLFGEGHVDGLRALRDLNGPIDAEAPQLGAKVNQVAVWTSVNDGREAFARRFWNQSYGTLNFIGHGSYCGGAYRSGSGALFGDLKKMPHAKPDLANAEFVLFIGTAPGNAGNPFKRTGTLLAKGRTEGRLEYVVVDPVLTNADNRAAGERGRWVPIRPGTDGALVMGMMRWMFENDRVNTAYLALPNLAAAEAAGEPSFTNASWLVITEPGHPREGRFLRGSDIGMAVAEADRYQDVDPYLVLGAAGKPAPVAAATAAAPLEAAGPLPNGDRALAVKTSYELLRESALKVTLAEYAEICGVPEAVIIGLAEEFTSHGRKASAIAHGGMMAGNGFYNAYSVVTLNALIGNLNWKGGFVVNGGGFKDAGAGPRYDLESFPGAIKPKGTPLGRNVPYEKSAEFARRKAAGKPYPARDAWFPNAPGLGTEWFPAMLRGYPYGVKALVLWSANPLYGIPGARALVEKELADPKKLPLIVSVDPLINESNAFADYIVPDSLMYESWGWTAPWNGVPTKATTARWPVVEPKAAKTADGQAIGMETLFIALAKAMGLPGFGPEGLADADGKRVALERPEDWYLRGGANIAFAGKAPVGDATDEDLALSGVERLRPLLEATLKADEWRKVAFLYTRGGRYQPAKEAQDETNGEWQTSRFKGALWLWNDSVGGAKNSLTGRRFTGCATWQPPAFADGTPVRDVHSDADWPLLAVSYKSALQNSYSIATRITGLHPDNPVIVHPADAARLGLVTGDLARIATPAGHATCRVIVHEGVMRGVVAVEHGYGHRELGARAHKFGSERQPDRPELRAGINLNDLGLVDPTRGNQAIWVDAVAGTAVRNGLPAKLERI
- a CDS encoding c-type cytochrome, whose product is MSRPRVQFMRRPGRLMLSAVAAFAVVQLAGCGKQAAPDAETTATLIQPVARLDLKVAKAAPGSRSGEEIYQSVCVSCHGTGVLGAPKTGDAAAWAPRIAQGFDTLTQNAINGIRGMPPRGGGADLTDIEVQRAVAHLANTAGGNFTEPPVGQ
- the nrfD gene encoding NrfD/PsrC family molybdoenzyme membrane anchor subunit; this encodes MNADIVETVNVAREIAWLPWAVQYFFLIGLSYGAFLVSLPGLVFRRNGWEGISRLALLAALVCGLTAPVALLADLHQPARFWHFYAYFTPTSWMSWGAFFIPVYLTGLILYAWLAYRPLLARHADEGGRLAGLARRIAYGGHESRNALVAAALLAFVGAALVALYTGVEVMLVRARPLWHTPLLPVQFFVTALAGGLGLTLLFNRALPGGGEPGATCRMATALAATQFVALLVGGVWLALGLSGLSPTHAQALAEVAPSANWQVSAVWAISATVVTLLLAWKRPASGLLIGLLALHSAWMMRWTIFIGGQEVPKTGAGYYSYQLPLGPEGLMGIVGTVGLWIFLFVVLTTLLPLDRLGKAGV
- a CDS encoding sensor histidine kinase; translation: MVALAELPAPAGRSFPIRTFPVARFLCRVLAVVAVLHLLLLGAPGRAAPSAGVPAGEIRIGVLAFLGADTTVVEWSPVVQHLQTALPGRKVRLALLDHQGLDDAVAAGTVDFVITNPGHYIELEARSGASRILTLDASPGRAPERSIGSAVITRADRQEVRAFDDLRGRRVAIVAREGFGGYQTVRRELASLGIDPERDFAELKTVGFPMSRVLEAVANGDADAGIVRACLLESRPEWATAFRVVGKRDEPGFPCATSTRLYPDWPLATLRHTSPTLAKAVAIALLAMAPDGNGMAWSVPADYQSVHEMFRELQIGPYANLREPTLMMLAERYWPWVAFLAVLLSAWILYTVRVEHLVHLRTAELHAALAVREALEARMRAGQEQADHLARLSVLGELSGTLAHELNQPLAAIGNYAESLRRRIDNGRLTGEAVREASSEISGQAERAAAILGRIRDFAKKRAAVREVVAPREMVGEAVALFRGMLGNAPAVEVTDELPPSTSVEVDSLQIQQVLLNLLKNGYDATRGFGPEQQRLIVTISRSDDNVRIVVRDFGTGLDAATRERLFEPFFSTKPDGLGLGLSICRTIAEAHRGRLTAEPTADGRGGAEFILSLPLSTAASSSAVHPSESRFANVPDR
- the dsrO gene encoding sulfate reduction electron transfer complex DsrMKJOP subunit DsrO translates to MRHPEPPAMSESRRAFLRGIPVLTAAAAVAPAPALAADGRHHWAMLVDTRKCIGCQACTVSCIQENAVPEGSFRTVVSTYSVKLTDADQPAGTYMLPRLCNHCDAPPCVPVCPVGATFKREDGIVVVDGDRCVGCAYCVQACPYDARFINHETNKADKCTFCAHRVDAGLLPACVETCVGGARIFGDLNDPDGELRRRLDAAKAEVKVLKPEQGTEPRVFYIGLDERFQGKVEGQGTLWQPRKRHG